The Medicago truncatula cultivar Jemalong A17 chromosome 7, MtrunA17r5.0-ANR, whole genome shotgun sequence genome includes the window aaaaggaaaatgataaaCATAGTGAAGAAAACATCCTGATGGGATTgcgatttttttaattggctAATCAAACCACTACCCATTTGGACGTTGTCTAAACAAGTTAAAGGTATTTTCGCCCTTTCATGTCAAATTTTAATGAGTCAGCTCCATTGATGAACAATCAACAGTGCTACGTCAGCTAATAAGTGACGTGagagtgattaagtggggagagagaccaagtttaaataataaaattttgataggATAAATTGTCAGGATTAAGAAATATATtgaccattttttaaatgactcatatttgcagggactaaatatatataaaatcttttaaaaaatgtatagtACTCAGCAATTTGGATATCAAATTTGGTCAAACTCAACCTTATACAATGAGTCATTTAAAttcatcaaatatatttttattattctcaAGTTTAGTCCCTCCAAATATGAGTCATTTAAAATATGagtcaaatttagtttttttttttttttcattagtgaaaaagaaaaataacattttgacaATAAAAAGTTATCTGACACCGTATTTTTATCTCTCTCAATCAAACTAAATTCatcaaatgtatttttattagtATCAAAATTTATCACATTTAAGTTGTTTAAACATCTTTTCTCCTACTGAAACATTTGGGACTTGGGAGGATAGAAAAAAGTAGAAGATATTCAAAATATGTGTGTGGAATGATGGACTCAATTGCAATTTTCATAAATATTGATTAAATGATTTACCATGGACAACACTATATTATATGCTAGCtcttttttttggacaaatatATTATATGCTAGCTTTCCTCGTAAAAAagtaggctaaaatatggttttgatccctccaaatatgcctcattttggttttagttcctgtttgttgtttttgattcctgcaaaatattttgtttttgaaattagttattagtccctccagggactattttcaaaagtaaaatattttgcagggacctttttaaaaatcaaaagattttgcagggactatttttctaataaatgagtTCAATCATCATGTGCCAaatgtgcaaatcatcacaaaagtgggatcagagaccaaaatcaaaacgagacatatttacagagaccaaaaacaaaaacaaaattacaggaactaaaaccaaaacgaggcatatttacATGGACCATATTTTAGCTAAAAAAGTATTATTGCCACAAAAAGTGTTGTTAgaacttaaaatatatattgttgatCAAAAAACGAACTTAGAATATCGAAAAATACTTTGAGCCGACAAATAACATAGGACCCTATTTTATATTGCATGTATAAGAATATACGTGTCTTCCTCTCACTCGCTTTAGTATCGAACCTTTTCTTTGCATATAACACGTGTCGATTTCTCATACGCTTTTAAccttttatgaattatttttttggctacAATCCAGCATTGTAGACCTTAACTTCACATGCTCCCATGATGCTTCCCATTTTATCAGATTTCCACTTTCTATATTCTAAAGTAAATTGAgtcagaaaatatattttaattccaAAAGGTCACagggtttttggtttttttttttcacccaTCAAAGCAACTTTCAACATCTTAATACATATACTTAAGTCACAAAGCTTGCGTTATCAAATTCGACTTTCTGGATGTCTGTTAAtgtgtgttatttgaataactatttgtgacaacttttagaATAGtcataaatttacaaaaaaaaatatccatttaGTCACATTTAGAagcaacttttattttttcagattcattaaataaattatgtatctGGACTAGGTTATATTTTAGatacaacaattatttaataaaactaaaaaagcaaatgtttcttataaacgTGACCGAAGGAAGTAGATATTAacataaaaaccaaaataatagagagagaaagtaaaaatataatgtgagtatgtgaGAGATCTGTCACAAAATGATTGTATAAATACCTTTTTTCTTGTTAATAAGTGTGGAATATGCTAGTCGAACTAGACTTTGTAAGATCTAAGTTTgatatgttaaaaatttaaaggcTCAAGCGTTCTATCATATGTTTACTTTTTAGACCCGAGTTTTACCATTTGAAAGTCAGATATGATCTGTTAGTCTGTTTAAAAATCTATTTCATATGaatatctttaaataaataatgtgatCTAATAATCTAATGAACTAATAAATTAATGagattaaactctcttttgatatttaacattattttttagtgaacttgactatatattatattatattccaATCGTAGTTTATAATGATACATTTAAATTTGTGAAGAATTAATGTATAATAATAAGCTTAAATTACTGAAAGATTAaccaatttataatttaaatcttgtacaaaatataatataatataatgataaataatactaTTCATATTTACTTAAGTTGATCAATCTAATAGACCTAagagacttttttttaatggtttgtGGTTTGACCTTCTAAACTAAATAGACTTCTAAAAAAGTCTAGGCATCATGTCATTAATGTAGaataattttgtcaaacaactcaatatttatctttctcatataaAAATGGATTTGTTAACGAATGTCTCCAAAAGACGagtcaagatcctctccattttgtacattcttcatttcttccatttgaaGAGATAtagactcaattttttttttgaaaaaagtaaaattgtatactccattaatttttaaaatgaagaagATTCTAACCCCCAAAAGACATTCTTTAAGAAttctaaattaagaaattattacttataaagtcaaatatttcaacttttattaCATTGAATGCGCGAGAGGTGTtcaaatttattataatatCTCTTACTTGATATCCGatttaatataactttttttggtGTGAATTGTTGTGGCATGTGCGAGTCGAGTAAGAAGTCTTATATTGTCCTAAGAGGATCTATAAACTTAATGTCTTGTGTGGTGAGAGGATTCATACATTCAATGTCTAATGTCTTTGAGATTTTGTGTTAAGATGTGGTGTCCAACTCATTTATATGATTGGTCATGACGGGAAACCCAAAGGGTTGGATCGATTCATTGGAACATGAAAAATCTCAAAGACATTAAGTGTATGGATCCTCTCACCACGCAAGACATTAAGTTTATGGATCCTCTTAAGATAGTATAAGACTTCTTACTCGACTCGCACTTGCCACGAcaattcacacaaaaaaaaattatattaaatcgGATATCAagtaagagatttttttttttaaagaagatatCAAGTAAGAGATGTTATAATAAATTTGAACACCTCTCACGCATTCTCTCTCCAACCCAACACTTTGCACTTCGCACAGATAGTAATACCAATCATTTAATCTCTTTAATATGGATATCTCCTACATACTAAGTTTTAAAGACGAAAGACCCCATAAGATATGGTCTCACTCAATTGTAGGTACCTATGAAACCCGGGTACGGGTGCGGGTACGATACGATACGATACGAGTAcgtgaatatttttaaatttagaatACGATATGGCTAAGAtacattaacaaaaaatatataataaaacttaatgtatataaaatacttgaagaaaataaacattgattactcttcattattatattcttataaaagtcacaattttttaaaaataatacatctaatcaaaataaaaaaaaattaaagttttctTGTAAGTTATAGTATATTTAATGTTGATTAACTGAATCACCtctctcgtttttttttttgaagaaactaagaataatatattaaaacacAAACAGTCCCTcaaagcacaaggtgtgccaatcACCTCTCTCGTTATCTTCATCtataagaaatataattttaagtGGTTCATGGAGAAACAATTCCGGGAGCTGGCACTTGGATTTGTTACCGTGTTGACGGTCGGTCCATTCACCTGTTTAAACCCTCACTGTTGGTTGCACATTTTcactcttcatatttttttgtaactTAGTTTCGCACCAGTACGCGGGTTCGCTAGGTTGTGCATGTGATTAGTGAATTTGTGTTAGAATAGATTAGGGTGGATCCGCTTGGTTTGTTATTACACGATGTATTCTCGTTTGGGTTATTCCTGGGTCAGGTTTAATGCCCCAAGTCTCTGTATCtcgttctttttattttatattattttcctttgcttaaaaaaaaattctattgatGCACATCTTAATGCCCCCAGTCTCTGTATCtcgttctttttattttatattattttcctttgcttaaaaaaaaaaaaaaatctattgatGCACatctaaaattgaatcatatacatctCAACTGAATGTTTACAACATTCTCACTTTTTACCTGTCATCTTTTTCTAAGATATGTATATGTGAAGTATCTTAAGAGTATTTTTGTGTATATGTAGAGTATCATATAAGTAtccgataaaatattttttaaaaattaaaataatcagtTTCGATACTTTGTGATTATGTATCCCTGAGTATCCGTAGAATATCACTATCTGATATATATCAAATACGAATACGAATACGTCTTTGTTTTGGAGTATCCGAGCTTCATTGGTAGGtacactttttaatttttttttattagtctaACCTTTaagaatgattattttttttacttaaaaaaaaaagaatgattattttttgacatGTTGTAACAAACACATCTTAGTATGATATTTCAGCGCCCTTTTCGCACTCTCTCTCCTtttccttctttctctctctaacttctctGCTTGCTTGGAACCAGTGCTGTCTGTGTAGTGGTGAGGAAAGGTAAGCAACCAAACTTGTCTCCACTGCTTCCATGTCttctttatttatgtttttatgttaCTCTTTATTTTATAGCTTCACAGTTTGTATCTGCTtattcatttttactttttttttttaactattttgttatgtttatttgattttcaaCCACTTTATTGAGCTTCATGTTTGAAACTATAGCTCTTGGTGTATTGTATAGTTTGTATTTGATCAAGTgttaaaaatatagtttttttcttatgtaAATATCTTTGAAagttttaatatgttttttttgcaaCCCAATTCATGACCTATGTTAATAGGGTTTAGTATGAATATTGATGActctattttgattttgaaggaaaaggGTCATTAATTTGAAGACTGTTTAGGACTaaagattgaatttttatgtGAAAAAGCTGCAAAAAATAGATTATGATGGATAATCTTAAAGGGTTTTTTGGTTCAACAAATGAGATCCAGTTGAGGAATCAATCTTTACCTGTTCTTCAGAACCAAAGATTTGAAAATGGTTTCTTTGATCAAAGTATTGAATTTGGTTCCAATATGATACCTGCTGAGTATACACCTTCTTCAACAACGACCTCGATTTCGACACATGAGGAACCTTCTCCTGAGGAGTGTGAATTTTCTGATGCTGTTTTGAGTTACATCAATAACATCCTTATGGAAGAAGATATGGAAGATAAAACATGTATGCTTCAAGATTCTTTAGATCTTCAAATTGCTGAGAAATCATTTTACGAAGTTATAGGCGAAAAGTACCCGGTTTCGCCGTTAGAGAAACCTCAAAGTCTTAGTAGTGAAACTGATGGTGTTGGTGATAATTACTTTTTTGATAATTATGGTACTTGTGTTGATGATGGTGATCTTAGTAGCATTTTTACGAACAATTCTTTGCGCGGAAACTTGAGGGAAGCTCAATTTCCTCATAATGGTTTTCAAGGAAATAGCATTGCACAATCATCTTATAGCTCGACAAACAGCGTAAAAAGTACTGTGGAAGGGACTCTGGATTCTCCAGACAGTATTCTACAGGTTTCTGATCAGAATAGTGAGAGTCAACCAATTTTGCAATTTCAAAAGGGTGTTGAGGAGGCTAGTAAGTTTCTCCCTAATGGAAACGGCCTCTTTCAAAATTTCGATGTTGATAAGTATTCGATGCGAGAGCCTAGAGTGATGAAAGATGAACTATCGGTTAAGGTTGAGAAGGATGAGAGggattcttttctttttggatcCAAGGGAAGGAAGCATCCACACGGAGGAGAAGTAGACATTGAAGAAAATAGAAGCAGCAAGCAAGCAGCGATCTACTCAGAACCTTTGCTGCGTTCAACTATGATGGATACGTTCCTGCTTCATAGTTTAGGAGATGCTAAGACGCATTTTACGGCTCGTCGCGAGGCGTTACAAGTAAAAACAAAGATGATGACATTGCCAAGTAATACATCGAAAGCTTCAACTAGTAGGAAAGGACGAAGTAAAAAACAAAACGGGAAAAAGGAAGTGATTGATTTGAGAACACTGCTTGTTCTTTGTGCACAAGCTGTGGCGGCAGACGACCATAAAAGCGCACATGAGTTGCTAAAGCAGATCAGACAGCACTCGAATCCTTTTGGAGATGGAAATCAGCGGTTGGCTCATATATTTGCGGATGGCCTTGAGGCACGTTTGGCTGGTACAGGAAGCCAAATTTATAAAGGACTAATCAGTAAAAGAACATCTGCTGCTGATTTTCTGAAAGCTTATCATCTATACCTTGCAGCTTGCCCTTTCCGGAAGATGACTAGTTTTGTCTCGAATGTCACTATAATGAAATCCGTCGCAAGTTCAATGAGGGTCCATGTTATAGACTTTGGTATCCTCTATGGTTTCCAATGGCCTACTTTCATACAAAGAATTGCATTAAGACCGGGAGGACCGCCGAAACTTCGTATTACAGGAATAGACTTTCCACAATCTGGTTTCAGGCCTGCAGAGAGAATTATAGAAACCGGTAAGCGGTTGGCAGCGTATGCTGAATCTTTTAATGTGCCATTTGAGTATAATGCCATAGCAAAAAAATGGGACACCATTCAGCTTGATGAACTCAAGATCGAAAAAGATGAATTCCTAGTTGTTACTTGTTTTTACCGTGGTAGAAACTTGCTGGATGAATCTGTGGTAGTCGACAGTCCAAGGAATAAAATCCTCAATTTGATAAGGAGGATCAAACCGAATATATTCATTCACGGCATTGTTAATGGAGCCTTTAATGCTCCTTTCTTTGTTACTCGATTTAGGGAGGCGTTGTTTCACTTCTCTTCACTTTTTGATATGCTTGAAAGTATCGTGCCTCGCGAGGATTGGGAAAGGATGCTAATTGAGAAAGAGATATTTGGGAAGGAAGCATTGAATGTTATAGCCTGTGAAGGTTGTGAGAGAGTAGAGAGGCCAGAGACATATCGGCAGTGGCAAATTCGTATTCTTAGAGCTGGGTTTTCACAACAGGCTTTCGCGAAAAGCACAGTAGAAAGAGCAGTGGAGAAAGTTAGGTCTAGCTACCACAAGGATTTTGTAATCGACGAAGATAGCAAGTGGTTATTACAAGGTTGGAAAGGGCGAATCATTTACGCACTTTCTTGTTGGAAACCTGCTTGACAAGTAAGATAGTCCAAGTGCACCTCACTAGTGCTTTGTGAATTAGTTTTTGACATATGAGGAAAACAGGTACTGCAACCATCCCATTTCTCAGCTCTAGTCAACAATGCTGGTTCTTGTCATTGTTGTTCAATGTATTTTGAGCTAACAATTTAATCTGATAACTTAATAGTGTATGCTCAATATGTATGATCAAAGGTGAAAAAATAAGATCATTTAGGAAGTAGACTATCTATGCCATTTGGCTTTATGATCATTTAGGAAGTATTTTATTTGATAGCTAAATTGAGGATTGTCAAGTGGACATGATTCAATGTAATGTTATTGATAACTTTGACATGGAATAAAATATATCCTTTAATTGATGTTACTCATTTTGAGGTTTCTGTCTTAATCCTTCTGATAGTTTATTTATATCTTGTGTTTTATATTGTAGACAGAATCTAATGAGCCTTATGCTCTCTGTTCCTCATTAGTACTATGGAATGCACACCATATGGATTGTTAACTGTGTTTTATAACTAGGTTTGGTTTTAAACAGGGTTTAGACTCAGGTTTTAACTGAAATAAGTTTCAAAACTGGTTCTAaccaagattaaaaaaaataaaaaataatcatggaCTTGAGTATCTTGTAAAACCAAGgtatttttgtttgtgtgtaACTGTGAAGACTAATTTATCGAAGTAATTGAATTCTagttagtgtgtgtttggatcACCCTCAATCGCGGTGAAAACGCATGAGATTGAAGCTAATGCAAGTGCAACACTATGGTGGCGGTGATTCATCGAACATCCAAACTAACGCTTAAACGATTGACATtcttaacatataatttttcataCATACTAGTTGGATCAAATCTGTAATCAAATGGTTAAGAGATTTAAATACATATTATTTATATCACAGTGCAATACTCCTTCTAGTTTCCAATATAAGCATAAaccaatggaaaaaaaaaatgatgtatttggtctaaaatttgaaccaaatatatcaatattttttattagttttcgTTTTTATTCGAGACATGAGAGAGtagtatataattttaatatttatagtaaaaacgTTAATAGTTTTCATCAGATCAGATTGGTTACACACGTCAAAAGAATGGAAGATGCCACGATGATTTGTCACATCATATAGTGACAAatcatttataataaaaatatcatgtttttaGGCACTATATT containing:
- the LOC25498496 gene encoding scarecrow-like protein 9; translated protein: MMDNLKGFFGSTNEIQLRNQSLPVLQNQRFENGFFDQSIEFGSNMIPAEYTPSSTTTSISTHEEPSPEECEFSDAVLSYINNILMEEDMEDKTCMLQDSLDLQIAEKSFYEVIGEKYPVSPLEKPQSLSSETDGVGDNYFFDNYGTCVDDGDLSSIFTNNSLRGNLREAQFPHNGFQGNSIAQSSYSSTNSVKSTVEGTLDSPDSILQVSDQNSESQPILQFQKGVEEASKFLPNGNGLFQNFDVDKYSMREPRVMKDELSVKVEKDERDSFLFGSKGRKHPHGGEVDIEENRSSKQAAIYSEPLLRSTMMDTFLLHSLGDAKTHFTARREALQVKTKMMTLPSNTSKASTSRKGRSKKQNGKKEVIDLRTLLVLCAQAVAADDHKSAHELLKQIRQHSNPFGDGNQRLAHIFADGLEARLAGTGSQIYKGLISKRTSAADFLKAYHLYLAACPFRKMTSFVSNVTIMKSVASSMRVHVIDFGILYGFQWPTFIQRIALRPGGPPKLRITGIDFPQSGFRPAERIIETGKRLAAYAESFNVPFEYNAIAKKWDTIQLDELKIEKDEFLVVTCFYRGRNLLDESVVVDSPRNKILNLIRRIKPNIFIHGIVNGAFNAPFFVTRFREALFHFSSLFDMLESIVPREDWERMLIEKEIFGKEALNVIACEGCERVERPETYRQWQIRILRAGFSQQAFAKSTVERAVEKVRSSYHKDFVIDEDSKWLLQGWKGRIIYALSCWKPA